In Calliopsis andreniformis isolate RMS-2024a chromosome 8, iyCalAndr_principal, whole genome shotgun sequence, one DNA window encodes the following:
- the LOC143182342 gene encoding alanine--glyoxylate aminotransferase 2-like: MAESLEQMSKLETIRLRERHIGQACKLFYKSNPLKIVRAEGQYMYDEKGNRYLDCINNVAHVGHCHPTVVRAGQEQMALLSTNNRFLHDELVICARRLTSLLPEPLSVCFLVNSGSEANDLAIRLAQTYTKNKDVITLDHAYHGHLTTMIDISPYKFNKPNGPGKKDWVHVAPCPDVYRGKYRETDYPGEDLGVMYANDVRDICQNLKAQGKGVCAYIAESLMSVGGQILPPENYFRNVYRHVREAGGVCIADEVQVGFGRVGSHTWAFQLYGEDVIPDIVTVGKPMGNGHPVAAVITTPAIAGSFKDTGIEYFNTYGGNPVSCAIANAVMEVIERENLQENALNVGKYLMTELRKLEKRRRIIGDVRGVGLFVGIELVRDRIKRIPATAEAKHVVSRMKDKKVLISSDGPDDNILKLKPPMVFTIENVNHLVSVLDEVLQEVDIDVEEEYEPMTTILKATISQMDVEADNATCTTGKPFLVRAN; encoded by the exons ATGGCAGAATCTCTGGAACAGATGTCAAAGTTGGAGACGATCAGACTTCGTGAGCGCCATATCGG ACAAGCCTGTAAATTATTCTACAAATCGAACCCATTGAAGATCgtcagggctgagggtcagtACATGTATGACGAGAAGGGGAATCGTTACTTGGACTGTATCAACAATGTTGCCCACG TTGGCCACTGTCATCCGACAGTGGTACGTGCGGGACAGGAACAAATGGCCCTGCTGTCCACCAACAACCGTTTCCTCCATGACGAGCTGGTGATCTGCGCTCGTCGTCTCACCTCGCTACTTCCGGAACCACTTTCCGTCTGTTTCCTGGTGAACTCTGGCAGCGAGGCCAATGATCTCGCGATTCGACTCGCTCAGACGTACACCAAAAACAAGGACGTTATCACTCTCGATCA TGCTTATCATGGACACTTGACCACGATGATCGATATTTCGCCGTACAAGTTCAACAAGCCCAATGGACCTGGCAAGAAGGATTGGGTTCACGTG GCACCCTGTCCAGACGTCTATCGAGGAAAGTACCGTGAGACCGACTACCCTGGCGAGGACTTGGGAGTCATGTACGCGAACGATGTAAGAGACATTTGCCAAAATCTGAAGGCTCAGGGGAAAGGTGTTTGTGCATACATCGCTGagagtttgatgtctgtgggtgGACAGATTCTACCCCCAGAGAACTACTTCAGGAACGTGTACAG GCACGTACGCGAAGCTGGAGGCGTCTGCATCGCAGACGAGGTTCAAGTTGGCTTTGGCAGAGTAGGGAGCCACACGTGGGCCTTTCAATTGTATGGCGAAGACGTGATTCCAGACATAGTCACTGTAGGAAAGCCCATGGGCAATGGTCACCCCGTGGCAGCGGTGATTACCACTCCTGCCATAGCTGGAAGCTTCAAAGACACAGGAATTGAATACTTCAACACG TATGGCGGCAATCCAGTGTCCTGCGCCATAGCCAACGCAGTGATGGAAGTGATAGAGCGAGAGAATCTCCAAGAAAACGCGCTGAACGTAGGCAAGTACTTGATGACAGAGCTGAGGAAGTTGGAGAAGCGACGGAGGATCATCGGCGACGTGAGGGGCGTGGGATTGTTCGTGGGCATTGAATTAGTGCGAGACAGGATCAAAAGGATACCAGCGACGGCGGAGGCGAAGCACGTTGTCTCCAGGATGAAGGACAAGAAGGTCCTCATCAGCAGTGATGGCCCAGATGACAATATCCTGAAGCTGAAGCCCCCTATGGTGTTCACGATCGAAAACGTGAACCACTTGGTGTCAGTCCTAGATGAGGTCCTTCAGGAAGTTGACATCGATGTTGAAGAG GAATATGAGCCCATGACGACAATTCTAAAGGCGACGATTTCGCAAATGGACGTTGAAGCAGACAATGCCACCTGCACAACTGGGAAGCCATTCCTTGTCCGTGCTAATTAA
- the Vgn gene encoding vitellogenin has translation MAFNMWLPLTLLVFAGLVSADLQHGWKVGNEYTYLVRSRTLTSLDKISDQYTGILLKALLSVQVKDANTLGAKVWKGQYARIHKQLPSGWNSEISDQMLELRDLPISEKPFEIKIKHGVIRDLIVDRDVPTWEVNILKSIVSQLQVDTQGENAIKSSSIQVPNDDEPYGMFKAMEDSVGGKCEVFYDITPLPEYLLQSKPELVPMPELKGEGHHIDIMKTKNFSRCEQRIDYHFGISGHNNWEPGTNENGKFLSKSATSRIVISGTLKKFTIQSSVTTSQMFVSPRLYDHQNGIVATRMNLTLQNVNRISNTMPAPSNPESTGNLVYIYNNPFSDFEERRFNPNTQNSNQIHSSDSVSSVSSSEEIVKNGQNPRLRSSSSSSASSSSISSSEEHQFWQPKPTLEDAPQNPLLPNFVGYKGKFIAKSGEIDLVRATKELVFQIANELEDPSNIPTQQSLDKFTILCSLIRLMSRRQIEEAESNMHISANELKSNDRSQAVKQNAWTVFRDAVTQAGTGPALLTIKNWILKRNVEGFEAAEIVSRISKNARTPTAQYIRALFDLATNSQVMNEKFLNSTAILAFADLVRQVQVNKATLHNRYPVHTFGRLVSKHDKTVIEEYIPYLQRELKNAIKQKNSPRIQTYIMALGSIGHPRILSVFEPYLEGKEPVTVFQRMMMVASLNKLADMHPKLARSVLYKIYLNTRESHEVRCAAVFLLMKTNPPLSMLQRMAEFTKYDTNKQVNSAVKSTIESLAAITNSPSMDLVNKARAAKNLLSPNDYSYKFSRGFVSDTVEEEQNAIRRTIFNYIGSDDSLIPRALYLGMFASYGDFKMPPTEWATMLSNARPLIDLLQKVFNKNQQSGQSMAEQIAEELNIVPDEPIQLEGNLLWNTKFISRFLPFDRHTIRNIPSLVSSNLAAMKNMKYFNMQKLMSYDIILSFPTETGLPFVYSFRMPILWKVSGNGQLQISNDMSVNLKSEVRALYSKKIQGRIGFVTPFEHQHYIAGVDMDFQTYAPLKLSMDLNRSKKITQIKVLPLKGEEKARLIHYSVVPYTSTHDILNLRPLLTEKNTHKVQNQETLSQSELLPMKRAPTFKLNLEADKSNVYFWKLIKESKKNIWYPPSLDNDMYCQADLYMNLEHEQKEPVALNIAYDSMTIEPGTENLEQWTPIAKAVVLSKEANNEDRRKQLLKEAVKGIKSANSRVVDMQLLVPGDLQTQTRLTLAWASSNVDNKERTLFNWQFNMPQENIKYEVCAASQAQSTLNSLVSYDELMKTKPKVEFDVDVRYGETCSNHEQSNIKGKAIQTNGMKEMIKNSRLAKACNEQMKQGNKILQACQNAAIFGQLLDEVEISMDIQSNSLQELTNQAVQLIANNGYIKSQVNSNKPKNFGKKKVDIKAKLSQNLETADLSLHTSDMDVSFNVNLPKLGITAENIVGVDQQVPNNQNQRSCVLDKTRAETFDGQSYPLRLGNCWHVVMTTYQKMNPENHNEKLRIPENNRVTVLSRETESGQKEVKIILGDQEIRLFPTNSQPEVTINGKNQQITQDVSKQEKQNDETLFEIYRLSDNSIGLVSQKYNVDLVYDGKRVLIKANHLYSNSVRGLCGNFDGDVSNDFVSPRNCIMKTPQNFIATYALTKDQCEGEALENAKKVNKNDCWRQVTNRQSNVISDVDAGRISTEHQNWGYHKNQQQDDKRKMTHRTQVVEVDDKICFSTRPVVSCVPGYTPTETTVKQYSFTCMETNEASLNLKKRVQKGANPDLSQKTVSMTRPISVPLACQA, from the exons ATGGCTTTCAACATGTGGCTACCATTGACTCTCTTAGTATTTG CGGGACTCGTCTCAGCCGACCTTCAGCATGGCTGGAAAGTTGGCAACGAGTACACCTACCTTGTACGAAGTCGCACTCTCACAAGTTTGGATAAGATATCCGATCAGTACACAGGCATCTTGCTGAAAGCTCTGCTCTCAGTTCAAGTCAAGGATGCCAACACGTTAGGTGCAAAGGTATGGAAAGGTCAGTACGCAAGGATCCACAAACAGCTGCCCAGCGGCTGGAACTCGGAGATTTCCGACCAGATGTTGGAGCTCCGTGACCTGCCGATTTCTGAGAAGCCCTTCGAGATCAAGATCAAGCATGGAGTCATCAGGGACCTGATCGTGGACAGAGACGTCCCCACCTGGGAGGTAAACATCCTCAAGAGTATCGTCAGTCAGCTGCAGGTGGACACCCAGGGCGAGAATGCTATCAAGAGCAGCAGCATCCAGGTTCCCAACGATGACGAGCCCTATGGAATGTTCAAAGCTATGGAAGACTCTGTTGGTGGAAAATGCGAGGTCTTCTATGATATCACGCCTTTGCCAGAATACTTGCTCCAGTCGAAACCCGAATTGGTACCTATGCCAGAATTGAAGGGAGAAGGACATCACATCGACATCATGAAGACCAAGAACTTCAGCAGGTGTGAGCAGAGGATCGACTACCACTTTGGTATCTCTGGACACAACAACTGGGAACCTGGCACCAATGAGAACGGAAAATTCCTTTCG AAATCCGCCACTAGTAGGATCGTCATCTCAGGAACCTTGAAAAAATTCACCATCCAATCGTCAGTCACCACCAGCCAGATGTTCGTTAGCCCCAGGCTGTACGACCACCAGAATGGCATCGTGGCTACCAGGATGAATCTGACCCTACAAAACGTTAACAGGATCTCCAACACTATGCCTGCGCCTAGTAACCCTGAATCCACTGGCAACTTAGTCTACATCTACAACAACCCCTTCTCTGACTTTGAGGAACGCAGATTCAACCCTAATACCCAGAACTCCAACCAGATCCACTCCTCCGACAGTGTCAGCTCTGTCAGCTCCAGCGAGGAAATAGTCAAGAACGGACAGAACCCAAGGCTACGTAGCTCCAGTTCATCCAGTGCATCCAGCAGCTCCATCTCCAGCAGCGAAGAACACCAATTCTGGCAGCCCAAGCCCACGCTGGAGGATGCTCCTCAGAACCCTCTGCTGCCCAACTTCGTTGGCTACAAGGGTAAATTCATTGCAAAATCTGGTGAGATTGACCTCGTCAGGGCCACCAAGGAGCTGGTCTTCCAAATTGCTAATGAGCTCGAGGACCCCAGCAACATTCCCACTCAGCAGTCTCTTGACAAGTTCACGATCCTCTGCAGCCTGATCCGTTTGATGAGCAGGAGACAAATTGAAGAAGCTGAGAGCAACATGCACATCTCGGCCAACGAGCTTAAGTCGAACGACAGGTCCCAGGCTGTCAAACAGAATGCTTGGACTGTATTCAGAGACGCCGTCACTCAGGCTGGAACTGGACCCGCTTTGCTAACCATCAAGAACTGGATCCTGAAGAGGAACGTTGAAGGTTTCGAGGCCGCTGAAATTGTTTCGCGAATCTCGAAGAACGCACGCACACCTACTGCTCAATACATCAGGGCATTGTTT GACCTGGCTACCAATTCTCAGGTGATGAACGAGAAATTCTTGAACAGCACTGCTATCTTGGCCTTCGCTGACCTTGTACGTCAAGTTCAAGTGAACAAAGCAACCCTCCACAACCGCTACCCAGTGCACACTTTCGGCAGACTCGTCTCTAAGCACGACAAGACTGTCATTGAAGAATACATCCCCTACTTGCAACGTGAGCTGAAGAATGCTATCAAGCAGAAGAACAGCCCAAGGATCCAGACCTACATCATGGCCCTTGGTAGTATTGGACACCCCAGAATCCTCTCTGTCTTCGAGCCCTACCTGGAAGGAAAGGAACCAGTGACCGTCTTCCAGAGGATGATGATGGTGGCTTCCCTGAACAAACTGGCCGATATGCACCCGAAACTGGCACGTTCTGTTTTGTACAAGATCTACCTGAACACCAGGGAATCTCATGAAGTTCGTTGCGCTGCTGTATTCTTGCTGATGAAGACCAACCCTCCATTGAGCATGCTCCAGAGGATGGCAGAGTTCACTAAGTACGACACCAACAAGCAGGTCAACTCAGCTGTCAAGTCCACCATTGAGAGCTTGGCTGCCATTACCAATTCTCCATCCATGGATCTAGTTAACAAAGCACGCGCTGCCAAGAACCTGCTGAGCCCTAACGATTACAGCTACAAATTCTCTCGTGGATTTGTCTCTGACACAGTCGAAGAAGAACAGAACGCGATTCGGAGAACGATCTTCAACTACATTGGCAGCGACGACAGTTTGATCCCTCGTGCTTTGTACCTGGGAATGTTCGCCTCCTATGGCGACTTTAAGATGCCACCAACTGAATGGGCAACCATGCTCTCAAACGCTAGGCCACTTATTGACTTACTCCAGAAGGTCTTCAACAAGAACCAGCAATCTGGACAATCCATGGCAGAACAAATTGCTGAGGAACTTAACATCGTACCTGACGAGCCTATTCAGCTGGAAGGAAACCTCCTGTGGAACACGAAATTCATTTCTCGCTTCTTGCCATTCGACAGACACACCATTCGCAACATCCCTAGTC TGGTGTCCAGTAACTTAGCAGCCATGAAAAACATGAAGTACTTCAACATGCAGAAACTGATGTCCTACGACATCATTCTAAGCTTCCCCACTGAGACTGGTCTGCCCTTCGTCTACAGCTTCAGAATGCCCATTTTGTGGAAAGTCAGTGGAAACGGCCAGCTTCAAATCAGCAACGACATGAGCGTGAACCTGAAATCCGAGGTCCGTGCACTCTACTCGAAAAAGATTCAAGGAAGGATCGGCTTCGTGACTCCATTCGAACACCAACACTACATCGCTGGTGTAGACATGGACTTCCAGACCTACGCCCCATTGAAACTCTCCATGGACCTGAACCGTTCCAAGAAGATCACGCAGATCAAGGTTTTGCCTCTGAAGGGCGAAGAGAAGGCACGATTGATCCACTACAGCGTCGTCCCATACACCTCCACCCACGACATCTTGAACCTGCGTCCTTTGCTCACGGAAAAGAACACACATAAAGTGCAGAATCAGGAAACCTTGAGCCAGTCTGAATTGCTCCCAATGAAACGAGCACCAACGTTCAAATTGAACTTGGAAGCTGATAAGTCGAATGTATATTTCTGGAAACTGATCAAGGAATCCAAGAAAAACATCTGGTATCCTCCATCCTTGGACAACGATATGTACTGCCAGGCTGATTTGTACATGAACCTGGAACACGAACAGAAAGAGCCAGTGGCCTTAAACATAGCTTATGACTCCATGACTATCGAACCAGGCACTGAGAATCTTGAACAATGGACACCTATTGCGAAGGCTGTTGTACTATCTAAGGAAGCTAATAATGAGGATCGCAGGAAGCAGCTCCTGAAAGAAGCAGTCAAGGGCATCAAGTCAGCCAACTCCCGTGTGGTGGATATGCAGCTACTGGTACCTGGTGACCTCCAAACTCAAACTAGACTCACCCTCGCCTGGGCCTCCAGCAACGTGGACAACAAAGAAAGGACCCTCTTCAACTGGCAATTCAACATGCCCCAAGAAAACATTAAATACGAAGTCTGCGCAGCTTCCCAGGCTCAATCCACTCTCAATTCTCTTGTATCCTACGACGAGCTGATGAAAACGAAGCCCAAAGTGGAATTCGACGTCGACGTTCGCTATGGAGAGACCTGCTCCAACCATGAACAGAGTAACATCAAAGGAAAGGCTATCCAGACTAATGGTATGAAGGAAATGATCAAGAACTCTCGTTTGGCGAAGGCTTGTAACGAGCAGATGAAGCAAGGTAACAAGATCCTCCAAGCCTGCCAGAACGCAGCCATCTTCGGTCAATTATTGGACGAGGTGGAGATCTCCATGGACATCCAATCCAACAGCCTCCAGGAATTGACGAACCAGGCTGTCCAGTTGATTGCCAATAATGGCTACATCAAGTCACAAGTGAACTCGAACAAACCCAAGAACTTTGGCAAGAAGAAGGTTGATATCAAGGCTAAGCTCTCACAGAACCTCGAGACTGCTGACCTGTCTCTACACACTTCAGACATGGATGTATCCTTTAACGTGAATTTACCTAAGCTTGGAATTACCGCAGAAAACATTGTAGGAGTCGATCAGCAGGTGCCGAACAACCAAAATCaac GATCCTGTGTTCTTGACAAGACCCGAGCCGAAACCTTCGATGGCCAGAGCTACCCTCTCAGACTTGGCAACTGCTGGCACGTCGTGATGACCACGTACCAGAAGATGAACCCTGAGAACCACAACGAGAAACTCCGCATCCCTGAAAATAACAGAGTCACTGTTCTCAGCCGAGAAACAGAGAGCGGACAGAAGGAAGTCAAGATCATCCTTGGCGACCAGGAAATCAGGCTCTTCCCAACGAACTCTCAACCTGAAGTTACCATAAATGGCAAGAACCAGCAGATCACTCAGGACGTGAGCAAACAGGAGAAACAGAACGACGAAACCTTGTTCGAAATCTACAGACTCTCTGACAACTCCATCGGCCTTGTGTCTCAGAAGTACAACGTGGACCTCGTCTACGACGGCAAACGTGTTCTCATCAAG GCAAACCACCTGTACAGCAACTCTGTGCGTGGTCTCTGTGGTAACTTCGACGGCGACGTCAGCAACGACTTCGTCAGCCCCAGGAACTGCATCATGAAGACACCACAGAACTTCATTGCCACCTACGCCTTGACCAAGGATCAGTGTGAAGGAGAGGCCCTGGAGAACGCCAAGAAAGTTAACAAGAACGATTGCTGGCGCCAGGTGACGAACCGTCAGAGCAATGTCATCAGTGACGTTGACGCTGGAAGGATCAGCACCGAGCACCAAAACTGGGGCTACCACAAGAACCAACAGCAGGATGACAAACGCAAGATGACCCACAGGACCCAAGTGGTTGAGGTCGACGACAAGATCTGCTTCAGCACGCGCCCAGTCGTCTCCTGTGTTCCTGGATACACACCCACTGAGACAACGGTCAAGCAGTACTCATTCACCTGCATGGAGACGAACGAGGCCTCGCTGAACCTGAAGAAGAGGGTCCAGAAGGGCGCCAATCCTGATCTCAGCCAGAAAACTGTTTCCATGACGCGACCCATTTCTGTTCCCCTTGCATGCCAAGCCTAA
- the LOC143182343 gene encoding uncharacterized protein LOC143182343, with the protein MNKAVHYALVAFWEKAGCKIVADYPAKHDSAYKAIVLSTVDGLKSLENDTISIDRGKYTVHVLIGELHYACLTSKPDSPSSAATLQSHAQVFLERLRSVYRELPILADLSRDLRNLAVIDLSKPLKKIVEEHNRQEADVIPRLEGELAEIRRALMDGVQKLIDRGQRLDELVRKAQSLQIMSRKDFHVVSRTPRKRSSVVLATVAASMMFISTSLLVFLLYIGIL; encoded by the exons ATGAACAAGGCTGTACATTACGCCTTGGTGGCGTTTTGGGAGAAGGCAGGGTGCAAGATCGTCGCGGATTACCCAGCGAAACATGACTCAGCGTACAAGGCGATCGTTTTGAGTACAGTGGATGGGTTGAAGTCGTTGGAGAATGACACAATCAGCATCGATAGGGGCAA GTACACTGTGCACGTGCTGATCGGCGAACTTCACTACGCCTGTCTAACTTCGAAACCTGACAGCCCTTCATCAGCAGCCACCCTGCAGTCCCATGCCCAGGTATTTCTGGAACGACTGCGAAGCGTTTACAGAGAGCTACCGATCCTGGCTGATCTGTCGCGGGATCTGAGGAACCTGGCCGTCATCGATCTCTCGAAACCACTGAAGAAGATTGTC GAGGAGCATAATCGACAAGAGGCTGACGTAATACCACGACTCGAAGGAGAATTAGCGGAAATTCGGAGGGCGTTGATGGATGGGGTACAGAAACTGatcgacagaggacagaggctgGACGAACTGGTCCGAAAGGCTCAGAGTCTGCAGATCATG TCGCGAAAGGATTTCCATGTGGTGTCGAGAACCCCCAGGAAGAGGAGCAGCGTCGTATTAGCAACCGTGGCAGCGAGCATGATGTTCATCTCCACGTCACTTCTAGTTTTCCTGCTCTACATTGGGATTCTCTGA
- the LOC143182300 gene encoding glutamyl aminopeptidase, translated as MTDWRFVLITIVLMETEDFSAIAGNLSRNNLGRYRDEPMEIEKRLPEDVVPRNYVIAISPDLQKDEFHGSIRIDIEVLQDRSLIILHSKNLSISSTKLYSQKSQSEIHIKSVHHVNKREMFVIKAFTIFPAGEYALKMNFSGDLRGKITGFYLSTYTDLNQSLRKIAVTQFEPFYARNAFPCFDEPSFKATFTIRILHSEEHPYHALSNMPVAKVESLKNESDSRVTYFAPTPPMSTYLVAFVVSDFECLGSSLKLINGSKIPLNICIRPMYRNKTSFAMEVATKAIEFYLDLFQIDFPLAKLDLVAIPDFAAGAMENWGLITFRETELLHSQNDSSCQNMRSVSLAVAHELAHTWFGNLVTMKWWNDLWLNEGFATYMEHRAVDSVFPQWNQMDYFPLHTKYVSMKHDTKMRARPIVKRVEDPEEIEEMFDRISYQKAAAVIGMLENAIGSSIFFRGIRNYLKEYQFRNADSQELFEMLESSTSGNIDLTDIVSRWTKFPGFPVVNIRQEGSSFRLSQKRFATSKRFKETLDDGSWTIPITYVTSRRDGAKLDWFLANFSCVELPLERSVDWIKLNHKSVGYYIVNYTEEAWNKFRNLLSHNYQTLNAVDRADLLHDAFLLAEAADLCYSVVMNLTSYLVNETAYQPWAVATEWFGLMNRLLDGTDVYPRFQIYARNLIDRIYGQIEWNVSPEKSFADREFGVLILNAACSVAHRHCLETANRKLRDFLHSDGREALPTDIRSIVYSFGLVTQLDDVGSIFENMSRLLARESDAQERERLIIGLTSIQDKDTLNRYLERATNENFVRKQDFADVLIKIATNPIGLDIAWNFVRSRWDSLVRKYAANGFTLGKTVVAIVSLFKDYPRIQEARMFFLEHPELKVTESTKRNAMEEMENSINWLNTNLGKIDEWLKDNGFD; from the exons atgaccgactGGCGATTTGTCTTAATTACAATTGTCTTGATGGAGACGGAGGATTTTAGTGCGATCGCTGGCAACCTTTCCAGGAATAATTTAGGTCGATATCGCGACGAGCCAATGGAGATTGAAAAACGTCTACCCGAGGATGTAGTCCCGAGAAATTACGTGATCGCTATTTCGCCCGATTTGCAGAAAGATGAATTCCATGGTTCTATTCGCATCGATATTGAAGTGCTCCAA GATAGAAGTCTCATCATTTTGCATTCCAAGAACCTATCAATATCTTCAACGAAATTATATTCACAGAAATCTCAGTCTGAGATTCACATAAAGTCGGTGCATCATGTGAATAAACGTGAAATGTTTGTCATTAAGGCGTTCACAATTTTCCCTGCGGGGGAGTATGCCCTGAAAATGAATTTTAGTGGCGATTTAAGGGGGAAGATTACTGGATTTTATTTAAGCACTTACACTGATCTAAACCAATCTCTTCG AAAAATTGCAGTAACTCAGTTCGAACCATTTTACGCTCGGAACGCTTTCCCATGTTTCGACGAGCCAAGTTTTAAAGCGACATTCACAATTCGCATCCTTCATTCGGAGGAGCATCCATATCACGCGCTATCAAACATGCCAGTTGCA AAAGTAGAGAGCCTGAAGAACGAAAGCGACTCGAGAGTAACCTATTTCGCTCCTACGCCACCAATGTCCACTTACCTCGTTGCCTTCGTCGTCAGTGACTTCGAGTGCCTGGGATCAAGCTTGAAGCTGATAAACGGGAGCAAGATACCATTGAATATTTGCATTAGACCTATGTACAGGAATAAAACGAGTTTCGCTATGGAGGTGGCTACCAAAGCAATAGAGTTCTACCTCGACCTCTTCCAGATCGATTTTCCCCTGGCTAAACTCG ATCTGGTCGCCATACCCGATTTCGCAGCAGGCGCCATGGAAAACTGGGGTCTGATCACATTTCGCGAGACAGAACTGCTTCATAGCCAGAACGACAGTTCTTGCCAGAATATGAGAAGCGTCAGCTTGGCGGTGGCCCATGAACTGGCACACACGTGGTTCGGCAATCTGGTCACCATGAAATGGTGGAACGATCTCTGGCTGAACGAGGGATTTGCCACTTACATGGAGCATAGAGCAGTGGACTCTGTCTTCCCACAATGGAATCAG ATGGATTACTTTCCCCTGCACACCAAGTACGTTTCCATGAAGCACGACACCAAAATGCGTGCTCGGCCCATCGTGAAACGTGTGGAGGACCCTGAGGAAATCGAGGAAATGTTCGATCGTATCTCCTACCAGAAA GCTGCAGCAGTGATCGGGATGCTGGAGAACGCAATCGGCAGTTCCATATTTTTTCGAGGCATCAGGAATTATTTAAAGGAGTATCAGTTTCGCAATGCAGATTCACAAGAACTTTTTGAGATGCTAGAGAGTAGCACCAGTGGTAACATCGACCTCACAGATATCGTAAGTCGATGGACCAAGTTCCCTGGATTTCCAGTAGTCAACATTCGTCAGGAGGGCTCCAGTTTTCGCCTTTCCCAAAAACGATTCGCCACAAGCAAAAGATTCAAAGAGACTCTCGA TGATGGCAGCTGGACCATCCCCATAACATATGTAACAAGTAGAAGAGACGGTGCGAAGCTAGACTGGTTCCTCGCAAATTTTTCTTGTG TGGAGCTGCCTCTGGAGAGATCAGTGGATTGGATTAAGCTAAATCACAAATCTGTTGGCTACTATATTGTAAATTACACCGAGGAAGCTTGGAATAAATTCAGGAATCTACTCTCCCACAATTATCAA ACGCTGAACGCCGTAGATAGAGCGGACTTGTTGCATGACGCTTTTCTTCTAGCGGAAGCCGCCGATTTGTGCTACTCCGTGGTCATGAACTTAACTTCTTATCTAGTGAACGAGACCGCTTATCAGCCTTGGGCTGTGGCTACTGAGTGGTTCGGATTGATGAACAGATTACTGGATGGGACCGATGTGTACCCACGTTTTCAG ATCTACGCGCGAAATCTTATCGACAGAATTTATGGTCAAATCGAATGGAACGTTAGTCCTGAAAAATCTTTCGCGGACAG AGAATTCGGCGTGCTGATACTGAACGCAGCCTGCAGCGTGGCTCATCGCCACTGCCTGGAAACTGCGAACCGGAAGCTGCGGGACTTCCTCCACAGCGATGGTAGAGAAGCTCTACCGACAGATATACGGTCTATCGTTTATTCATTTG GCCTTGTCACGCAGTTGGACGACGTTGGATCAATATTCGAAAACATGTCGCGGTTGCTCGCGAGGGAGAGCGACGCACAGGAAAGGGAACGGCTGATCATCGGGCTGACTTCCATCCAAGATAAGGACACCCTTAATCG GTACCTCGAACGAGCGACCAACGAAAATTTCGTTCGCAAACAGGACTTTGCTGACGTGCTGATCAAGATCGCTACGAATCCCATAGGGTTGGACATTGCCTGGAATTTCGTACG ATCTCGGTGGGACAGTCTGGTCAGAAAGTACGCGGCGAATGGTTTTACTTTGGGAAAGACTGTCGTtgctattgtatctttatttaagGACTATCCAAGAATTCAGGAA GCTAGGATGTTCTTCTTAGAGCACCCAGAACTGAAGGTAACCGAGAGCACGAAAAGAAACGCCATGGAGGAGATGGAGAATAGCATCAACTGGCTAAATACGAATCTAGGAAAAATCGATGAATGGTTAAAAGACAATGGTTTCGATTAG
- the Gsts4 gene encoding glutathione S-transferase S4, producing MTVYKLKYFNVMGLAEPIRFLLSYGGVEFTDIRLEHSSKDWINMKPTTPFGQMPVLEIDGKEYAQTLPICHYLAKQFNLLGKTDLDTLQIDAIANALHDFRRLTISQYYRESDPVVKAKKREEVFTNVIPFYLSKLEELAKNNDGYLHGGQLSYADLFFVAISDSINTAYESDITKDKPHLKALKEKILAIPSIKAWVERRPKLTF from the exons ATGACAGTGTATAAGCTAAAGTATTTCAATGTGATGGGATTGGCAGAGCCCATACGGTTCCTTTTGAGTTACGGTGGCGTCGAATTCACAGACATTCGCTTGGAGCATAGTTCCAAAGATTGGATCAACATGAAACCAA CAACCCCGTTCGGTCAAATGCCCGTTCTGGAAATCGACGGCAAGGAGTACGCGCAAACGTTGCCTATTTGCCATTACTTGGCCAAACAGTTTAATCTTCTCGGCAAAACTGATTTGGATACCCTGCAGATCGATGCCATCGCGAATGCACTCCACGACTTCCGGAGAT TGACAATATCGCAATATTATAGAGAGTCTGATCCAGTTGTGAAGGCTAAAAAGAGAGAGGAAGTATTCACGAATGTGATTCCATTTTATTTGAGCAAATTGGAGGAATTGGCGAAGAACAATGATGGATATTTACATGGTGGTCAA TTAAGTTACGCTGATCTCTTCTTTGTTGCTATTTCGGATTCAATAAACACAGCTTATGAGTCTGATATTACGAAAGATAAACCGCATCTGAAAGCCTTGAAGGAAAAGATTTTGGCAATTCCAAGTATCAAAGCGTGGGTGGAGAGAAGGCCAAAATTGACATTTTAA